The DNA window AAGTGAATATTACCGAATAGTGATTTATGAATTAAATTCTGCAAAATAATTTCAAAAGTTCGTTCAGGTTTTAGTTCTGTAATGCTCCGGGAGTTAAATCCACTCAAACTTTCACCATCATTTTGCCAAATTTAATACACAAATCTAAAAAGAGAAATCTGAAAAAGAGATAAAAAGACGAAGGCAGGCGGGGCTTCGCCCCGCCTGCCAAGTCCGCCTTCGGCGGACAAGCCCAAATTTCGCTCGCCCGTCCTTCGGCCGGGCTTGTCCAATTTGAAAAAAATAAAAATTTTGATAAAATTAAAATAGTTCTTTCTCAAGAAGGAGGTGATTAATATGAAGAGAAAGAAAAATAAAGTTTTTAAGATCGTTGTGGGGGCAGTAATCATAAACGATACTCCTGCTGTATTACTTCTCCAAAGAAGAGAAGATGAAAAGAGTTTCCCGGGAATGTGGGAACTTCCCAGCGGGAAGAGAAATTTCGGAGAAACGAGTATTGAAGCTCTTCACAGAGAGGTAAAAGAAGAAACCGGACTTCAAGTTGAAATTATTCGTCCGCTTTCTGTTTTTGAATATGTAGTAGAAACCGCTGATGGGATTCGAGATACAACACAGATTAATTTTCTTTGCCGTCTTACCCCTGGATCACAGAAGATAAAAACCAACTCCAAAGAACATCAAGCGGCTAAATGGTTTACCGTTGAAGAGCTCCATTCTCTCAGAAATATCAGCGAGGAAGTACGAAAGGCTGCTTTAATAGCATTAACTGCCCCATAAAGGTCCTCAACTGAGGACCTCTTTTAATATTTCTTTTATCTTCTCAATAGCCTTTTCCTTCACTAACTCGAATTTTCCATTTCGATTTTCTAAAATTAAATGCATGGTTGTTTGGTTTTCTTTAAAAATTTTTAAATACTCATTCTGTACTTTTTGTATAAAATTCAATTCTTCTTCTGTAATACTACCATCTCTTTCAATAATTCTTTCTTTAATATCGCTAAGCGGTGAAATTAAAAGAAAAGTAAAATCTGGAAATCAAATGGGTTTAAATAAATTTTTAATCCATCTTTTAAAGAAAATAAAATCTCTGTTTCTGTATGTCCGCCTAATTCTCAGCCACTGATAAGTTAAAAATGAGTGTATTCCACGATCAGAAATAATCAATAGTTTTTTTTGTTTTTGAATATTCGAAAAGTAATTTTTCAAATTGATAAATAAAATCAGCACACAATATTAAAGTCTCAGAAAGAGGACGAGGGATTTTATTTTCCAAAGAAAAAAATTTTTTCTCTTTAATAATTTCCTGGATTAAATAACCTAAAGCTGAGTTAGAAAATTCCTTTATAATGGCGAAATTTATTTTTCTTTGATTTCGGAGAAAAGTTCCAATTTCGTTTAGTAATGAAGTTTTTCCAACTGCATCTGTTCCTTCGATACTTATCCAAAAATAATTTTTGGGAAAAATTTTTTCAAGTTTTCGCATTCGATTTTTCAATTAAATCAATTAACTTAAAAGCTTTTAAAATCACCTTTTTTGTCTTTTCAGACAATTTGTACCGATTTATTTCCTTTTTGCTGATCCAAGTAAAATTTTGATGTTCGGAACTTAATTTTACAATTTTGTTACCATTTGTTTTTAATAAGAAATTTATTTGTGTCGTGTCTCTTACTTCATCCTTCTTTTGAATCTGGTAATCAAAGACAGAAAAGGGCATAATAATTTTAACCTCTAATCCTGTCTCTTCTTTTATCTCACGAAGCAAACATTTTTCAGAATTTTCTAAAGGTTCTCTCTTTCCACTCGGTAATTCCCACATATTTGGAAAAATTTCTTCTTCTGGACTTCTTTGTAAAATCAAGATTTTACCTTCTTTATTAACTATTACTCCTCCAAGAACTATTTTTTGGACAATTTTTTTCATAATAAATCGTGATAATTATCAATTACTTTTTTGATACCTTGAATGTATAAATTTACGATTTTTGAATCTTTTTTGGAGGCCCACACTGGGAGTTTAATTGAATTTTGATAAAAAGCTTCTGCTTTTGGAAAATCACCTAGTTTATATTTGAAAGGATTATTTTTGTAGACGGGAAATAGATCGGTTGGATTTTGAAATAAAGGAAGAAGGTTTAATGGGCAAGTAGAACCTGGTCTATCAATTTCACTCAATCCTTCTGCCTGCAGGGCTTGAAAGAATTTTTCGATTGGGAGCCCCCCAAGTTTCTCGGGTCTATATTGAAAAATTAAAGCATACCAAGATGGTTCAATATCGGCTTTGAAATAAGCTGGTGGAAAATCGATTCCTGGTAATTTTTTTAATGAGTTAATTAACTTTTTGGCAAATAATCTTTTTATTTTCAAGTAGTTCTCTAAATTTTTGAATGTTTCAAAAGCAATCGCTATTGCTAAAGGATGAGCTCGGTATTTCAAACCCATTCCCGTTACAGCATATTTATAAAGGGGGTGTTTTTTAGGAATTTCCTGTTTGCAACGCTTATTATAATGACCCAAAAGTAGAGCCCGATAATAAAATTCTTCATTATCGGTTACCAAAATTCCTCCTTCACCCCCACTTACGTTTTTAGGACCTTGAAGACTCCAGGCGGCTAAATCCCCAAAAGAACCTACAGACTTTCCTTTATATTTCGCCCCATGAGCGTGAGAACAATCCTCTAATAAAATTAAATTATTTTTTCTGCAAATTTTAACAATTTCATCCATTTGACAAGGCACACCCCACATATGAGTAACAATTATCCCTTTTGTTTTCGGAGTAATTTTCTTTTTAATTTCTTGAGGATCTATATTTCCATTTTCATCGATATCACAAAGGACTGGTTTAGCACCGGTAAATAAAAGTGGAGTAACAGTAGCAAAAAAAGTATAAGCTGGGCAAATTACTTCGTCTCCTTCTCTAAAGCCAGCGGCAACAAACATTGAATGAATAGCAAGGGTTCCCGAACTACACAGAAGGGCAAATTTTCTTTTGTGGTATTTAGCGAAGGATTCTTCAAAATTTTTAAAAATTCCACTTCTGTCGTAAATAGAGATACTCTTGTGAAGTTGTTTAATTACTGCTTTTTCTATTTTTTTGTTTATCGGTGGCCAAGTAAAATGCGGCGATTTTTTGTTAATCGTTCGTGGACCACCTAGAATCGCTAATTTTGGTTTCTTTAATTTCATGAATTTAAAAAATCTTTAGGGTTCACATATTGATTAGTTTCGACTGATTTATAAGCAGCTTGAATGAAAGCTAGATGATTAAAGTGAAATTCAGGCCCGCTTATATTCTGTTTTTCTCCTTTGATTACTTTAATAAAATACTCGAGTTGATCTTGAGCCGCGGATGGCCAACTGTATTCTCTCTTAAGCGATTCTACAAGCTCCCCACTCGGTGTGTATCTTTCAATTTTCCCGCGCTCCAAGTGAACAATTCCTCTGGTTCCAAAAACGTTTATATATTCTTGTTTTGGCGGAATAACTCTCGAAACCAAAAGCGAACCCCATAGATTTCTTTTTTCATATTTAAATAAAACTTGAGCGGTATCTTCAGCATCGTAGAGTACTCCCTCTTTTGCTGAAAAAGAAATATTTGCAAAAACTTTATCTGGCAACCCAAAATACCACATTAAAAGATCTACCATATGGTAGCCCATATCAATTAGGCATCCTCCACCTGCTAGTTCCTTTTTGCCACGCCATCCTTCGTGAGGTTTATCTGTGTAAAAAGTATATTTCATTTCGATATAAAAAGGTCTACCAATTTTGTCGATTAACTGCATAAATGTTGAATAAATAGGATTGAACCTTCTTTGCATTGTAACTACAATTTGAACATTGTTTTTTTTCTGCAAGTTTTTTTAATTCTTTAGCCTGATTTAAAGAAATCGCCATTGGTTTTTCTTTTAAAACATGAATTTTGTTTTGAATAGTTTTTTTAGTCGCATCATAATGAAGATAATGTGGTAAAGTAATAATTACAAAATTTATTTTCTGATCTTTAAGAAGATGATCAAAACTTTTATATATCGGAATTTCTTTATGTTCTTTTTGAAATAATGATATTTTCTCTTCATCTATTTCAACAATTCCGGATAAATAAACATCTTTTGATGCTAAAACAGCGGGAAGATAATCCTCAAGAGCCTGGTGTCCAAGCCCAAGAATGGCAACTTTAAATTTTGTATTTGATTTTTGAAACTGCATACTTTTAATTTTATCAAAATTTTTATTTTTTTCAAATTGGACAAGCCCGGCCGAAGGACGGGCGAGCGAAATTTGGGCTTGTCCGCCGAAGGCGGACTTGGCAGGCGGGGCGAAGCCCCGCCTGCCTTCGTCTTTTTATCTCTTTTCCAGATTTCTCTTTTTAGATTTGTGTATTAAATTTGGCAAAATGATGGTGAAAGTTTGAGTGGATTTAACTCCCGGAGCAGTATTGTTCGCTTCGAACTGATTATTTTTAGGAGAAATTATATTTTCCTCATCGGCGCTTCGCGCCGAAGCCCCGCCCGCTAATTGGCGGGCGGGGCTATTTTCTACTAAAAAATTTTTAAAATTTTCCGAATAAAAGAGGGTAATTTTTATTTAGTTAAATCATCTAAAGAAACTTTTAAAGCTTTAGCCAGCTTAATCAAAGTTTCTAACTTTGGATTTTTAATATAGCCTCTTTCAATTTTAATTAAGGTTTGATAGGAAATGCCCGCTTCTCGGGCTAATTTTTCCTGGGACCAGCCTTTTTGTTGTCTCAATTTCTTGAGATTTTTTAAATATCCACTTGACATAGCTATCTTAATCAATTATACGAAAATTATGGCCAAAAATCAAATTAAAAATTGCGCCATTTATACAAGAGTTTCTACTGAAAATCAGGCAGAAAAAGATTTTTCTTCTTGTTCTGCACAGGAAGAAAAAATTAGAGCTTTTATTAAAAGTCAAGAAAACTGGCAAGTGTTTAAAGTTTATTCTGGCCCTGGATTTTCTGGTGCTAATTTAAATCGTCCGGCATTGCAAGAATTATTGGAAGATATAAGACAAAATAAAATTGATATTGTTTTAGTTTATAAAATTGATCGCCTAACTCGTTCCCCTAAAGATTTTTATCAGTTAATTGAAATTTTTGAAAAATATAATGTTAGTTTTATCTCTATTACTGAAAGATTTGACACCTCTACTCCGGCTGGCAGACTATTAAGAAATATAATGCTTACTTTTGCTCAATTTGAAAGAGAGTTAGCAAGCGAAAGAACAAAAGATAAAATGTTAGAACGAGCTAAAAAAGGATTATGGAATGGTGGAATTGTGCCTTACGGATATTCAAAAGAAAATAAAAAATTAGTTATTAATCAAAAAGAGGCAGAAATAGTAAAGTTAATTTATGAAATTTATATTACTACTGGCTCGCTTTCTAAAGTTTATGAGAAATTAAAAACCAGGGGGATTAAAGATAGGAATAATAAAATTTTCAATAAAAACCATTTAGAAAATATTTTGAGAAATATTGTTTATACGGGGAAAGTAAAATATTCAGGTCAAATTTATTAAGGAATTCATCAACCAATAATTTCAGAAGAAATTTTTAATCTTGCTCAACAAATTCACAAAAAGAAAATTAGAAAATTAAGAGTTTATAAAAATTTTCTTTTTGGCGGTTTTATCGTTTGCGATGAATGTAATCATAAAATGACATCTTGTTTTACTAACAAAAGAAAAGAAGGAAAACTTAAAAGATATTACTATTATCGTTGCACTTCTACTTTAGAAAGAGATTGGCAATCCTGTTCAATAAGACAAGTTTCAGCCGAAAGGTTAGAAAATTACATTTTAGAAAGTTTAGAAAGAATTTCTTTAGATAAGAACTATATTGAAAATCTTGTTTTTAAACTTAATCATATCCCCCTCCATTCAGGATACGAACTAGCTCAATCATGCTCAAAATATGATCCTGAAATTGTGGCTTCCATTATAAAATCTTCTCTTTCTATTTTGAAAATAAAAAATTCTCTTGAAAGAAATCTCTTACTCAAAAACTTCCTTAAGCAAATAATCTATTCAAAAGAAAATATAAAAATTACCCTCTTTTATTCGGAAAATTTTAAAAATTTTTTAGTAGAAAATAGCCCCGCCCGCCAATTAGCGGGCTGGGCTTCGGCGCGAAGCGCCGATGAGGAAAATATAATTTCTCCTAAAAATAATCAGTTCGAAGCGAACAATACTGCTCCGGCGGGAGGACTCGAACCTCCGACCCACTGGTTAACAGCCAGTTGCTCTACCAACTGAGCTACGCCGGAATATATAATTTTTTAATCTTCCAACCGATTCATTATCTGTCTCGCATATTATTAGCAGACGATAAAACTACCTGAATAGATAATTCTATTATATATAAACAAATGCAAAAATCAAATAACTTAGTAATATCCTGTAAGTTTCTTGATATCTCTGTGTTTTCCAAGTTTTTCAATTGCTTTTGCTTCTATCTGTCTTATTCTCTCTCTTGTAACTCCAAAACGTTTGCCAACTTCTTCAAGAGTGTG is part of the bacterium HR34 genome and encodes:
- the mutT2 gene encoding Putative 8-oxo-dGTP diphosphatase 2, with product MGAVIINDTPAVLLLQRREDEKSFPGMWELPSGKRNFGETSIEALHREVKEETGLQVEIIRPLSVFEYVVETADGIRDTTQINFLCRLTPGSQKIKTNSKEHQAAKWFTVEELHSLRNISEEVRKAALIALTAP
- the tmk gene encoding Thymidylate kinase, giving the protein MRKLEKIFPKNYFWISIEGTDAVGKTSLLNEIGTFLRNQRKINFAIIKEFSNSALGYLIQEIIKEKKFFSLENKIPRPLSETLILCADFIYQFEKLLFEYSKTKKTIDYF
- the nudI gene encoding Nucleoside triphosphatase NudI; translation: MKKIVQKIVLGGVIVNKEGKILILQRSPEEEIFPNMWELPSGKREPLENSEKCLLREIKEETGLEVKIIMPFSVFDYQIQKKDEVRDTTQINFLLKTNGNKIVKLSSEHQNFTWISKKEINRYKLSEKTKKVILKAFKLIDLIEKSNAKT
- the perA gene encoding GDP-perosamine synthase, which gives rise to MKLKKPKLAILGGPRTINKKSPHFTWPPINKKIEKAVIKQLHKSISIYDRSGIFKNFEESFAKYHKRKFALLCSSGTLAIHSMFVAAGFREGDEVICPAYTFFATVTPLLFTGAKPVLCDIDENGNIDPQEIKKKITPKTKGIIVTHMWGVPCQMDEIVKICRKNNLILLEDCSHAHGAKYKGKSVGSFGDLAAWSLQGPKNVSGGEGGILVTDNEEFYYRALLLGHYNKRCKQEIPKKHPLYKYAVTGMGLKYRAHPLAIAIAFETFKNLENYLKIKRLFAKKLINSLKKLPGIDFPPAYFKADIEPSWYALIFQYRPEKLGGLPIEKFFQALQAEGLSEIDRPGSTCPLNLLPLFQNPTDLFPVYKNNPFKYKLGDFPKAEAFYQNSIKLPVWASKKDSKIVNLYIQGIKKVIDNYHDLL
- the pht4 gene encoding Putative 4,5-dihydroxyphthalate dehydrogenase, producing the protein MQFQKSNTKFKVAILGLGHQALEDYLPAVLASKDVYLSGIVEIDEEKISLFQKEHKEIPIYKSFDHLLKDQKINFVIITLPHYLHYDATKKTIQNKIHVLKEKPMAISLNQAKELKKLAEKKQCSNCSYNAKKVQSYLFNIYAVNRQNW
- the sutR gene encoding HTH-type transcriptional regulator SutR — translated: MSSGYLKNLKKLRQQKGWSQEKLAREAGISYQTLIKIERGYIKNPKLETLIKLAKALKVSLDDLTK
- the hin gene encoding DNA-invertase hin, with amino-acid sequence MAKNQIKNCAIYTRVSTENQAEKDFSSCSAQEEKIRAFIKSQENWQVFKVYSGPGFSGANLNRPALQELLEDIRQNKIDIVLVYKIDRLTRSPKDFYQLIEIFEKYNVSFISITERFDTSTPAGRLLRNIMLTFAQFERELASERTKDKMLERAKKGLWNGGIVPYGYSKENKKLVINQKEAEIVKLIYEIYITTGSLSKVYEKLKTRGIKDRNNKIFNKNHLENILRNIVYTGKVKYSGQIY